One Pectobacterium polaris DNA window includes the following coding sequences:
- the fadA gene encoding acetyl-CoA C-acyltransferase FadA — MEKVVIVDAVRTPMGRSKGGAFRQVRAEDLSAHLMRSLLSRNAALDAREIDDIYWGCVQQTLEQGFNVARNAALLAEIPMSVPATTVNRLCGSSMQALHDAARAIMVGDANVCLIGGVEHMGHVPMNHGVDFHPGLSRTTAKAAGMMGLTAEMLARMHNIGRDMQDQFAARSHQRAHSATQSGAFRNEIVPTAGHDADGTLQRFDYDEVIRPDTTVDSLAALKPAFDPVNGTVTAASSSALSDGAAAMLIMSESRAASLGLPVRARIRAMAVVGCDPSIMGYGPVPATKLALKRAGLSLADIGLFELNEAFAAQTLPCIKDLGLLEQLDEKVNLNGGAIALGHPLGCSGARISTTLINLMESRDVQFGVATMCIGLGQGIATVFERV; from the coding sequence ATGGAAAAGGTAGTGATTGTTGATGCCGTACGTACGCCGATGGGACGCTCCAAAGGCGGCGCCTTCCGCCAGGTGAGAGCCGAAGATCTGTCCGCACACCTGATGCGTAGCCTGTTGAGCCGTAACGCGGCGCTGGACGCCCGAGAGATCGACGATATCTATTGGGGATGTGTGCAACAGACGCTGGAGCAAGGCTTCAACGTCGCCCGCAATGCCGCTTTACTGGCAGAAATTCCGATGAGTGTCCCTGCGACCACGGTTAACCGGCTGTGCGGTTCCTCCATGCAAGCTCTCCACGATGCAGCACGTGCCATTATGGTTGGCGACGCGAATGTCTGCTTAATTGGCGGAGTTGAGCATATGGGGCATGTGCCGATGAATCATGGCGTCGATTTTCATCCGGGACTAAGCCGCACCACGGCGAAGGCGGCGGGTATGATGGGACTCACGGCTGAGATGCTGGCACGCATGCACAATATTGGTCGAGATATGCAGGATCAGTTCGCCGCACGTTCACACCAGCGCGCCCACAGCGCTACCCAGTCAGGGGCATTCCGTAATGAAATCGTCCCCACGGCGGGCCATGACGCAGACGGCACGCTGCAACGCTTCGATTATGACGAGGTCATTCGCCCAGACACCACCGTCGATAGCCTTGCCGCGCTCAAGCCAGCATTCGATCCGGTTAACGGTACGGTAACAGCCGCGTCATCCTCAGCGTTGTCCGATGGCGCCGCAGCCATGTTAATCATGAGCGAATCCCGCGCGGCATCGTTAGGCTTACCCGTACGGGCTCGCATTCGGGCGATGGCCGTCGTTGGCTGCGATCCTTCAATTATGGGCTACGGCCCCGTCCCGGCGACCAAACTGGCGCTGAAACGGGCAGGGCTAAGTCTGGCCGATATCGGCCTCTTTGAACTGAATGAAGCATTTGCCGCCCAGACGCTACCCTGCATTAAAGATCTGGGGCTGCTGGAACAGTTGGATGAAAAGGTCAATCTCAATGGCGGTGCGATTGCGCTGGGTCACCCGCTTGGCTGCTCAGGCGCACGCATCTCTACTACGTTGATTAATTTGATGGAAAGCCGCGACGTTCAATTTGGCGTGGCGACGATGTGCATCGGGCTGGGACAAGGCATTGCGACGGTATTTGAGCGCGTCTAA
- the fre gene encoding NAD(P)H-flavin reductase — MTTLSCKVTSVEAITDTVYRVRLLPEAPFSFRAGQYLMVVMGDRDKRPFSLASTPMDKNFIELHIGASELNLYAMAVMERIHKEKTLTVDIPHGEAWLREESTRPLVLIAGGTGFSYVRSILLTALAQQPERDIAIYWGGRESQHLYDLTELEGFAAKHSNLRVVPVVEQPEAGWDGRTGTVLSAVLQDYGSLAEQDIYIAGRFEMAKIARERFCNERGALTAHMFSDAFSFI, encoded by the coding sequence ATGACAACATTGAGCTGTAAAGTGACTTCGGTCGAAGCCATAACCGATACGGTTTATCGCGTTCGTTTGTTACCTGAAGCGCCGTTTTCCTTTCGGGCTGGCCAGTATTTGATGGTGGTGATGGGCGATCGAGATAAACGTCCTTTTTCACTGGCATCGACCCCGATGGATAAAAACTTTATTGAATTGCACATTGGGGCGTCCGAACTGAATCTTTACGCGATGGCCGTGATGGAACGCATTCACAAGGAAAAAACCCTGACGGTCGATATCCCGCATGGCGAAGCCTGGCTGCGGGAAGAGAGTACGCGCCCGCTGGTGTTGATTGCGGGGGGAACCGGATTTTCGTATGTGCGTTCTATTCTGCTGACCGCGCTGGCACAGCAACCCGAGCGCGATATCGCCATTTACTGGGGCGGACGTGAATCCCAGCATTTGTATGACTTAACCGAACTTGAAGGCTTTGCGGCCAAGCACTCCAATCTACGTGTAGTGCCGGTAGTCGAACAGCCAGAAGCAGGATGGGATGGTAGAACGGGGACCGTTCTGAGTGCGGTATTACAGGATTACGGCTCACTGGCAGAGCAGGATATCTATATTGCTGGTCGTTTTGAAATGGCGAAAATTGCACGTGAGCGTTTTTGTAACGAACGCGGCGCGCTGACAGCGCATATGTTCAGCGATGCGTTTTCGTTTATTTAA
- the ubiD gene encoding 4-hydroxy-3-polyprenylbenzoate decarboxylase, which translates to MNSMKYRDLREFLSLLEERGELKRITQPIDPYLEMTEIADRTLRAEGPALLFENPKGYDMPVLCNLFGTPKRVALGMGQEDVSALREVGKLLAFLKEPEPPKGFRDLVDKMPKFRQVLNMPTKRLSSAPCQEQIWQGDDVDLRRIPVMQCWPEDAAPLITWGLTVTRGPHKERQNLGIYRQQVLGKNKLIMRWLSHRGGALDFQEWCQENPGQRFPVSVALGADPATILGAVTPVPDTLSEYAFAGLLRGHKTEVVKCLSNDLEVPASAEIVLEGYIEPGEMAAEGPYGDHTGYYNEVDHFPVFTVTHITQRQNAIYHSTYTGRPPDEPAVLGVALNEVFVPILQKQFPEIVDFYLPPEGCSYRLAVVTMKKQYPGHAKRVMMGVWSFLRQFMYTKFVIVCDDDVNARDWNDVIWAITTRMDPARDTVLVENTPIDYLDFASPISGLGSKMGLDATNKWPGETQREWGRPIKKDPQVCARIDEIWDELAIFSDREPRR; encoded by the coding sequence ATGAATAGCATGAAATACCGTGACTTACGCGAATTCCTCTCACTGCTGGAAGAGAGAGGGGAGTTAAAACGCATTACCCAGCCCATCGATCCCTACCTTGAAATGACGGAAATTGCCGACCGAACGCTGCGTGCGGAAGGCCCAGCGCTCCTGTTTGAAAATCCCAAAGGCTATGACATGCCGGTGCTGTGCAATTTATTTGGCACGCCGAAACGTGTTGCATTGGGAATGGGGCAGGAAGACGTCAGCGCATTGCGCGAGGTGGGCAAGCTGTTGGCGTTTCTGAAAGAGCCGGAGCCGCCCAAAGGGTTCCGCGATCTGGTGGATAAAATGCCGAAGTTCCGTCAGGTATTGAATATGCCGACGAAGCGTCTGTCTTCTGCGCCGTGTCAGGAACAGATTTGGCAGGGGGATGACGTTGACCTGCGCCGGATTCCAGTGATGCAGTGCTGGCCGGAAGATGCCGCACCGCTGATTACCTGGGGGCTCACTGTGACGCGCGGGCCGCATAAAGAGCGGCAGAATCTGGGGATCTATCGCCAGCAGGTGCTGGGTAAAAACAAACTGATTATGCGCTGGCTATCTCATCGCGGCGGCGCGCTGGATTTCCAGGAGTGGTGTCAGGAAAATCCCGGGCAGCGTTTTCCCGTGTCTGTCGCATTGGGCGCTGACCCTGCGACGATCCTCGGTGCAGTGACGCCAGTCCCTGATACGTTATCGGAATATGCCTTTGCGGGTTTGCTGCGCGGGCATAAGACCGAGGTGGTGAAGTGTCTGTCGAACGATTTGGAAGTCCCCGCCAGTGCGGAAATTGTTCTGGAAGGCTATATTGAACCGGGAGAAATGGCAGCAGAGGGCCCTTACGGCGACCATACCGGCTATTACAATGAAGTCGATCACTTCCCAGTCTTTACCGTCACACATATTACTCAGCGCCAGAATGCCATTTATCACTCGACTTACACTGGCCGGCCGCCGGATGAACCTGCCGTGCTGGGCGTGGCGTTGAACGAAGTTTTCGTGCCGATCCTGCAAAAGCAGTTTCCTGAGATTGTCGATTTTTATTTGCCACCGGAGGGTTGCTCTTACCGTCTGGCGGTCGTTACCATGAAGAAGCAGTACCCTGGCCATGCTAAACGCGTCATGATGGGCGTTTGGTCTTTTTTACGCCAGTTCATGTATACGAAATTTGTCATTGTCTGCGATGATGACGTCAATGCGCGTGACTGGAACGACGTCATATGGGCGATCACGACGCGTATGGATCCGGCGCGCGATACGGTATTAGTAGAAAATACGCCGATAGATTACCTTGATTTTGCCTCGCCGATTTCTGGTCTGGGCTCCAAAATGGGTCTGGACGCCACCAATAAATGGCCTGGCGAGACGCAGCGTGAGTGGGGTCGCCCCATCAAGAAAGACCCACAGGTTTGTGCCCGCATTGATGAAATATGGGACGAACTGGCCATTTTTAGTGACAGAGAGCCTCGGCGTTAA
- the rfaH gene encoding transcription/translation regulatory transformer protein RfaH: MEAWYLLYCKRGQLLRAKEHLERQDVTCVSPMITLDKIVRGKRTEVCEPLFPNYLFVEFDPERIHTTTISATRGVSNFVRFGALPATIPQQVIDELSLRPIQGIIDPLTPQPGDSVVITDGIFSGLQAIYTEPDGEARSMLLLNMLNKQVRQSIDNREFRKA, encoded by the coding sequence ATGGAAGCCTGGTACTTACTGTATTGTAAACGTGGTCAACTGCTGCGAGCGAAAGAGCATCTGGAACGTCAGGATGTCACCTGCGTGAGCCCGATGATCACGCTAGATAAGATCGTTCGTGGTAAACGAACGGAAGTGTGTGAACCGCTGTTCCCGAACTACCTGTTTGTGGAGTTCGACCCCGAACGCATCCACACCACCACCATCAGCGCGACGCGTGGGGTGAGCAACTTTGTGCGATTCGGTGCACTGCCTGCGACCATTCCGCAGCAGGTTATCGATGAATTATCACTTCGCCCTATTCAGGGAATCATTGACCCACTGACGCCACAGCCCGGCGATAGCGTGGTCATTACCGACGGTATCTTCTCTGGTCTTCAGGCTATCTATACCGAACCTGACGGCGAAGCCCGCTCGATGCTATTACTGAATATGTTGAACAAACAGGTCAGACAAAGCATCGATAACCGCGAGTTTCGCAAAGCCTAA
- the hemB gene encoding porphobilinogen synthase — translation MSTAFPGTFPGRRMRRIRRHDFSRRLVAENQLTVNDLIYPVFVMEGTNHRQEVPSMPGVYRMTIDVLLKEAEEIAKLGVPVLSLFPVIEADKKSLYAEEAYNPDGLVPRTIRALKDAVPELGLLTDVALDPYTTHGQDGIIDADGYVINDVTKEILVRQALCHAEAGAEIIAPSDMMDGRIGAIRDTLEAQNLINTQIMAYSAKYASCYYGPFRDAVGSAGNLKGGNKKTYQMDPANSDEALQEIAQDLQEGADMVMVKPGMPYLDVVRRVKDTFGVPTFAYQVSGEYAMHMAAIQNGWLQEQPVVMESLLCFKRAGADGVLTYFAKRVAQWLHDQHMQR, via the coding sequence ATGAGCACTGCTTTTCCCGGCACTTTCCCCGGCCGACGTATGCGTCGCATTCGCCGCCATGATTTCAGCCGTCGCCTTGTTGCTGAAAATCAACTGACGGTGAATGATTTGATTTATCCCGTTTTCGTGATGGAAGGGACAAATCATCGTCAGGAAGTTCCCTCAATGCCGGGGGTATACCGGATGACTATCGACGTGCTTCTGAAAGAAGCCGAAGAGATCGCTAAGCTCGGCGTTCCGGTGCTGTCGCTGTTCCCCGTTATTGAAGCGGATAAGAAATCGTTATATGCCGAAGAAGCCTATAACCCGGATGGCCTGGTTCCTCGCACAATCCGCGCGTTGAAAGACGCTGTCCCAGAGCTGGGTTTGCTGACGGATGTGGCGCTCGATCCCTATACCACGCACGGGCAGGACGGGATTATCGATGCGGATGGTTATGTGATTAACGACGTCACCAAGGAGATTTTGGTGCGTCAGGCGCTGTGCCACGCTGAAGCTGGAGCCGAAATTATTGCGCCTAGCGACATGATGGACGGTCGCATCGGTGCTATCCGCGACACCCTTGAAGCACAAAACCTGATCAATACCCAGATCATGGCGTACTCGGCTAAGTATGCATCGTGCTATTACGGGCCTTTCCGTGACGCTGTGGGCTCAGCGGGTAACCTGAAAGGTGGCAACAAGAAAACCTACCAGATGGATCCGGCCAACAGCGATGAAGCTTTGCAGGAAATTGCGCAGGATTTGCAGGAAGGCGCGGATATGGTGATGGTCAAACCGGGGATGCCTTATCTGGACGTAGTGCGTCGCGTCAAAGACACCTTCGGCGTGCCGACGTTTGCTTATCAGGTATCTGGTGAGTACGCGATGCACATGGCGGCGATTCAGAATGGCTGGTTGCAAGAACAGCCAGTAGTGATGGAGTCTCTGCTGTGCTTTAAACGCGCAGGTGCCGATGGGGTGCTGACCTATTTTGCCAAACGTGTCGCACAGTGGCTGCACGATCAGCATATGCAACGCTAA
- the tatD gene encoding 3'-5' ssDNA/RNA exonuclease TatD, translating to MFDIGVNLTSSQFEKDREQVVIRAKEAGVSGILITGTNAQESHQAMLLAQAYPDYCWSTAGVHPHDASQWNDTIAEQVHHMASADCVVAIGECGLDFNRNFSTPEEQERAFSAQLAIAAELSMPVFLHCRDAHSRFISLLTPWLSQLPAAVVHCFTGNRHELDECLAVGLMVGITGWVCDERRGLELRALLPHIPADRLLVETDAPYLLPRDLRPKPASRRNEPCYLPHIIRQIAEWRGEDATWLGQTTDENARRVFRLA from the coding sequence ATGTTTGATATCGGTGTCAACCTAACCAGTTCCCAGTTTGAAAAAGACAGGGAGCAGGTCGTCATCCGGGCAAAGGAAGCGGGTGTCAGCGGCATCTTGATCACAGGAACAAACGCTCAGGAAAGCCATCAGGCCATGTTACTGGCGCAAGCCTACCCCGATTACTGTTGGTCAACGGCAGGTGTTCATCCGCATGATGCCAGCCAATGGAATGACACTATTGCCGAACAGGTTCATCACATGGCAAGCGCCGACTGCGTGGTTGCCATCGGCGAATGCGGGCTGGATTTCAACCGTAACTTTTCGACGCCAGAAGAGCAGGAACGGGCATTCAGTGCGCAGTTAGCGATAGCGGCCGAACTGTCCATGCCGGTTTTCCTTCACTGTCGTGATGCCCATTCCCGATTTATCTCCCTGCTGACGCCGTGGCTGAGTCAGTTACCTGCCGCCGTCGTTCACTGCTTTACTGGCAATCGTCATGAATTGGATGAGTGTCTGGCTGTGGGGCTGATGGTTGGCATTACCGGCTGGGTTTGCGATGAGCGTCGCGGGCTTGAGCTGCGCGCCTTACTGCCGCATATTCCTGCCGATCGGCTGTTGGTGGAAACCGACGCACCTTATCTGTTACCGCGGGATTTACGCCCTAAACCGGCCTCCCGCCGTAACGAACCCTGTTATCTGCCTCATATTATTCGCCAGATTGCGGAGTGGCGTGGAGAAGATGCCACATGGTTGGGACAGACAACAGATGAAAATGCCCGCCGGGTTTTCCGGCTGGCCTGA
- the tatC gene encoding Sec-independent protein translocase subunit TatC: MADEETQPLISHLIELRKRLLNSIICVLAVFIALVYFANDIYQLVSAPLIEQLPAGASMIATDVASPFFAPIKLTMIVSVFVAAPLVLYQVWAFVAPALYKHERRLMMPLLVSSSLLFYMGMAFAYFVVFPLAFGFFAKTAPVGVLIATDINNYLDFVMALFMAFGISFEVPVAIVLLCWSGVVTPEELKRKRPYILVGAFVVGMLLTPPDVFSQTLLAIPMYLLFEIGVFFSRFYVGKGRRAETEEPSQ; the protein is encoded by the coding sequence ATGGCCGATGAAGAGACTCAACCGCTAATTAGCCACCTGATTGAGCTACGTAAGCGGCTACTGAACAGCATTATCTGTGTGCTGGCGGTATTTATTGCGCTGGTGTACTTTGCCAACGACATTTATCAACTGGTTTCTGCACCGCTCATTGAGCAATTACCTGCGGGTGCCAGCATGATCGCGACCGATGTCGCCTCGCCTTTTTTTGCGCCGATAAAACTGACGATGATTGTCTCAGTGTTTGTCGCTGCGCCGCTGGTGCTGTATCAGGTGTGGGCATTTGTCGCTCCAGCCCTGTATAAACACGAGCGTCGCTTAATGATGCCGTTGCTGGTCTCCAGCAGTTTGCTGTTTTATATGGGCATGGCGTTTGCGTACTTCGTGGTGTTCCCGCTGGCGTTTGGCTTTTTTGCGAAAACCGCGCCTGTTGGCGTGCTGATTGCGACGGACATCAATAACTACCTCGATTTTGTTATGGCGCTGTTCATGGCGTTCGGGATATCGTTTGAAGTGCCAGTTGCCATTGTGCTGCTCTGCTGGAGTGGCGTGGTGACGCCGGAAGAGCTGAAAAGAAAGCGCCCTTATATTTTGGTCGGCGCGTTCGTTGTCGGTATGTTGCTAACGCCGCCGGATGTTTTCTCGCAGACGCTGCTGGCGATTCCCATGTATCTGCTGTTTGAAATCGGCGTCTTCTTCTCACGGTTTTATGTTGGCAAAGGCCGACGCGCTGAAACCGAAGAGCCATCGCAGTAA
- the tatB gene encoding Sec-independent protein translocase protein TatB gives MFDIGFGELLLVMVLGLIVLGPERLPVAVRTVASWIRTLRSLASTVQNELSQELKLQEFQESLKKVEKASLQNLSPELKASMDELKEAAEAMKRGYTETVSLQKTEHQTPEGHSPTVEPQHNIPLSDPEAAYDGVIEAETAVRPAVSQPKPESAAVAEHHHDDRNATSDNAVGNDNVKPEQSQSSAVSARQPSDSR, from the coding sequence GTGTTCGATATCGGTTTTGGTGAATTGCTATTGGTGATGGTTCTCGGCCTGATTGTTCTCGGGCCGGAGCGTTTGCCTGTGGCAGTCAGAACGGTTGCAAGCTGGATCAGGACGCTGCGTTCGCTGGCGTCTACGGTTCAGAATGAACTGTCGCAGGAGCTGAAACTCCAGGAGTTTCAGGAAAGCCTGAAGAAAGTCGAAAAAGCCAGTTTGCAGAATCTGTCGCCTGAGTTGAAAGCCTCAATGGATGAACTCAAAGAAGCGGCGGAAGCGATGAAACGCGGCTATACCGAGACAGTGTCGCTGCAAAAGACAGAGCACCAAACGCCAGAGGGTCATAGCCCGACGGTGGAACCGCAGCACAACATCCCGCTGAGCGATCCTGAAGCAGCCTACGATGGGGTGATTGAAGCGGAAACCGCAGTACGTCCGGCAGTCAGTCAGCCTAAACCTGAAAGCGCTGCTGTGGCTGAACATCACCATGATGATCGCAACGCCACGAGTGATAACGCTGTCGGCAACGATAATGTCAAACCTGAGCAGTCCCAGTCTTCTGCTGTTTCTGCCCGCCAACCGAGTGATAGTCGTTAG
- the tatA gene encoding Sec-independent protein translocase subunit TatA translates to MGGISLWNLLIIAVIVILLFGTNKLRTLGSDLGASIKGFKKAMGDDQPSTSADKTQPDADFSTKSIADNQSDVKPGETKSQHKEQV, encoded by the coding sequence ATGGGTGGTATTAGTCTCTGGAACCTGTTGATTATCGCAGTCATCGTCATCTTACTGTTCGGAACCAACAAGCTGAGAACGCTGGGTTCGGATCTGGGTGCATCCATCAAAGGCTTTAAGAAAGCGATGGGTGACGATCAACCGTCCACTAGCGCAGACAAAACGCAGCCAGATGCCGATTTCTCTACCAAGTCTATCGCTGACAACCAATCAGACGTCAAGCCGGGCGAAACGAAGAGCCAGCATAAAGAGCAGGTGTAA